In Lysinibacillus sp. FSL M8-0337, the following proteins share a genomic window:
- the ugpC gene encoding sn-glycerol-3-phosphate ABC transporter ATP-binding protein UgpC produces MAELKLQHIYKIYDKNVTAVKDFNLDIEDKEFIVFVGPSGCGKSTTLRMVAGLEEISQGDLIIDGKRMNDVAPKDRDIAMVFQNYALYPHMSVYENMAFGLKLRKLPKDEINRRVNEAARILGLEEYLNRKPKALSGGQRQRVALGRAIVRDAKVFLMDEPLSNLDAKLRVQMRAEITKLHQRLQTTTIYVTHDQTEAMTMATRLVVMKDGVIQQVGAPKEVYEQPKNVFVGGFIGSPAMNFFTGTLTDGKLNIGSTSIAIPQERMKYLLAQGYNHKEIIMGIRPEDFHDEQAFIESSPGSRIEVTIEVAELMGAEIMLYSQVEGQQFIARVDSHANVKPGQVIPLALDMNKVHFFDKDTENRIIPGDNKHNEDNEDNENHLL; encoded by the coding sequence ATGGCAGAACTAAAATTACAACATATTTATAAAATCTATGATAAAAACGTCACGGCAGTAAAAGATTTTAATTTGGATATTGAAGATAAGGAATTCATTGTTTTCGTAGGTCCTTCAGGTTGCGGTAAATCTACCACATTACGTATGGTCGCGGGTCTCGAAGAAATTTCTCAGGGAGATTTAATCATTGATGGGAAACGCATGAATGATGTTGCACCAAAAGATCGTGATATCGCCATGGTATTCCAAAACTACGCCCTTTACCCACATATGAGCGTATATGAAAATATGGCATTTGGATTAAAACTGCGCAAATTACCGAAGGATGAAATTAATCGTCGTGTCAACGAAGCCGCACGCATTCTAGGTCTTGAGGAATACTTAAATCGTAAACCGAAAGCACTTTCGGGCGGTCAACGGCAACGTGTGGCATTGGGACGTGCCATTGTTCGGGATGCGAAAGTATTTTTAATGGATGAGCCTTTATCGAACTTAGATGCCAAACTACGCGTTCAAATGCGTGCAGAAATTACTAAACTTCATCAACGTCTACAAACGACAACGATCTATGTTACCCATGACCAAACGGAAGCTATGACGATGGCAACGCGCCTCGTTGTAATGAAAGATGGCGTTATTCAACAAGTGGGTGCACCAAAAGAAGTTTATGAACAACCTAAAAATGTTTTTGTTGGCGGTTTTATCGGCTCCCCTGCCATGAACTTCTTTACAGGTACGCTTACCGATGGCAAACTCAACATTGGCAGTACTTCTATTGCCATTCCACAAGAAAGAATGAAATACTTACTAGCGCAAGGTTACAACCATAAAGAAATTATAATGGGCATACGTCCAGAAGATTTCCACGATGAACAGGCGTTTATTGAATCATCGCCAGGGTCTAGAATCGAGGTAACGATTGAAGTGGCGGAATTAATGGGGGCTGAAATCATGCTCTATTCACAGGTCGAAGGGCAGCAATTTATTGCACGTGTGGATTCACATGCCAATGTTAAACCTGGTCAAGTTATCCCACTAGCACTCGATATGAACAAAGTCCACTTCTTCGATAAAGACACTGAAAACCGAATTATTCCAGGTGATAACAAACATAACGAAGACAATGAGGACAATGAAAACCACTTGTTGTGA